Genomic window (Acidobacteriota bacterium):
GCAGCTCCCCGCCCAACACATCTTCCGCTGCATCGGCTCCGACTTGCCCCTCGAGTTCTTCGACCGCCTGGGTATCCGGCTGGAGGGCAGTTGGAACCTGCGGCGATGGGGAATCCTGGCGGCGGCCTTCCTGGTCTGCTATTTCATCTACGGCGCCAAGGCGTCACCTCCCTTGTGGCCTTTCAACATTCCTTCTGAGCTCTTCGGCGGAGAGAGCTTCGGGCAGTGGTGGCAAGGACTCCAGATCGGCGAAGGACGCTGGGGCTTCAAGGTCAACGGGTCGTTCTGGTACTCGCTGGCCTATTGCCTGGTGATGACCGTTTTCGGCATCAAGGCCTACCGGCGCTGGGGCGTGCGCTATGACGACAGCTACCAGAAGAAGCGCTTCACTTCGCTGGTCGCCGCCCAGTGGACGCTGGCCTTCCTCATTCCCAACGGCCTTATGTGGTTCATCCACGGACTGTGGCCCGACAACGCCGTGCTGGGATGGCGCGACAACTGGTGGCACGCTTCGGGATTCGAGTACGCTTTTCCGCTCTTCTTCTGGCAGTTTTTCTGGGATGTGGGGTGGCTCTATCTCGTCTACGGCCTGACCGCCACCTTGGTGGTGATCCCCCTTCTCACCATCTGGCACGGCAAGCGCTACTGCACCTGGTTGTGCGGATGCGGGGGTTTGGCCGAGACCCTGGGCGATCCCTGGAGGCATCTCGCTCCCAAGGGCGACGTTTCGATTCGCTGGGAATGGATGAACGCAGCCGTGCTGGTCTGGGCCGTGGCCGCCTTGGTTCTGGTGGCCGGCAAGATCGGATTGGGCTACTGGGTCAGCGGAGTGGGGTTCACCGCCCCCACCGTTGCTCAACACGGCATCCTCACGACCTACCTCTTCAGCGGCTACGGGCTGATCGCCGACATCTGGCTGGTGGGCATCATTCCCGTGGCCCTCTATCCCATCTATGGAGGCAAGATCTGGTGCCGCTACTGGTGTCCTCTGGCCAAGTGGATGCAAATGACCAGCCGCTGGTTCGGCACCCTTCAGATCTCGTCCAACGACAAGTGCATCACCTGCGGCGAGTGCTCGCGTTACTGCGAAGTGGGCATCGACGTGATGGCCTTCGCCAAGAACCAGGAGGACTTCCACAACGGCAACAGCTCCTGCATCCAGTGCGGCGTCTGCATCACCGTCTGCCCCTTGGACGTCCTCAGCTTCA
Coding sequences:
- a CDS encoding NAD(P)-binding domain-containing protein, with product MGIGAVLARPVEAVKSLFDTSFDPARARRLPITGEAGESNVKGLYLAGEIAGTPLIKLGLNRGRAVIDHILKNDLKIDPQTRAEEAGGWDRNQDRQGEWLDVLIVGAGSAGLGAADRCQQLGLRYRVIESQRPAQLIRNFTKGKPLYMEPPNEENQTRLYCEECKKEELLEKWDKQIEQLGIAPNIRTFETVEGIQRQGDKDGFKVETDKDRYLARRVVLAIGMAGNPRRLNVPGESEHGDRIDQNVIDPEDWKDRELVVFGAGDVACEAAVALADQGNRVAMAAPDKEFTFPKQRNIDKIRERVQQGRIDLYLHHVAEEIGPETVTIKSLEDGSNKQLPAQHIFRCIGSDLPLEFFDRLGIRLEGSWNLRRWGILAAAFLVCYFIYGAKASPPLWPFNIPSELFGGESFGQWWQGLQIGEGRWGFKVNGSFWYSLAYCLVMTVFGIKAYRRWGVRYDDSYQKKRFTSLVAAQWTLAFLIPNGLMWFIHGLWPDNAVLGWRDNWWHASGFEYAFPLFFWQFFWDVGWLYLVYGLTATLVVIPLLTIWHGKRYCTWLCGCGGLAETLGDPWRHLAPKGDVSIRWEWMNAAVLVWAVAALVLVAGKIGLGYWVSGVGFTAPTVAQHGILTTYLFSGYGLIADIWLVGIIPVALYPIYGGKIWCRYWCPLAKWMQMTSRWFGTLQISSNDKCITCGECSRYCEVGIDVMAFAKNQEDFHNGNSSCIQCGVCITVCPLDVLSFNNNHTGTATEKLQSWLPPSQSRPLPSSSASLIQIQVD